The following coding sequences lie in one Cotesia glomerata isolate CgM1 linkage group LG5, MPM_Cglom_v2.3, whole genome shotgun sequence genomic window:
- the LOC123266186 gene encoding mediator of RNA polymerase II transcription subunit 13 isoform X3, with amino-acid sequence MAGGSVGTPLEDPVLSSFSRCLANDILCVWRRVAATPAATGTGAIFDMGIAPSPAPPPLSLSAAKELWIFWYGEEPDLSGLVSPELIGSQSEQGSWESGLSYECRSLLFKALHNLIERCLLSRDFVRLGKWFVQPYDGFEKHHCNSSHLSFSFAFFVHGDSTVCASVDVRQHPAVRYLTRACLQRTQASQTDAKVILAPYGLAGTLTGQSSRIDSQFLDEWKHFYPINNNNIEPGLPPLVEVLVGGVRMRYPSCYVLVTDMDDVPIELPPSPPYSPAAANYDYLNYIQGESKPSTEMPERVWAECILGSSSLSTSKTNESSVELGTWTFIDPTQKSSCMCSKCITPGGWKNLASSQNQRERVDKGGRRAVVPFHRRSTIPWDASSPSVLANAPRSISTRNNDAPNTPPDGPPSYSRGPPTGGDCPPVPSVGSPSSPAPSPLPTPHSEPASVPPSVDPTMPTLSPQPPPSHPNAAPSLLHGSKASACCNSSNSNNNNNNNSNNNNNNNNNNSSSSNNNSSSNNSNTSSNTVNSSNSISNNNTNNSQVVNMITENTLKRPILSSREYEGALLEDEPPLSWLYDYSTQEAWLNHPVKRFKPSSPVTSLHQRASNLYAITNSPINHPQITKFEIKQEPGVMMGDCTGSGERRNGDREGEDTERLREEGERNRNDPYEFDVAGDDDNGSGDHGVVGADGLRRPRDEPPNSGSLFTSEGLQVSYKDLDQIFDNSDPDTSSDETNLNQLQVQTPPGSNKSGGMHEETRLDITKQSNRGVGVLRPEEVVKMFPTPPSLEHPVPSPCQMNDAAIDQTELSASQRSHRHAPDIYPNMGSPPEEPITDWSYVFKPPTVFKLVGSSKYAPLTNLPSQFLPPITLPSHCVYRPSWQCNSTNNSNSNNSSDKNSPHSASSSKSADNTQDQQEQSQNQDQPQTLQPPQPPSQPSLPPPQQHQQLAIAHQACPSSPNPNNVTNHYRTAAGRPPPPPYDQPSPATSTSSYLNKNINSIDADTPGPIRAPESNSLVVNILLGDTVLNIFRDHNFDSCSLCVCNYGQKVVGNIKGADAVYLAGAWANSSALFQDEEQLRCNCGFSAVVYRRLATQAGLFYEDELEIAGIAEDPSEKKKNSLLAVVSGGESKPGSEEIDVITPSVLELVREQCAIIQSSASSLYRAAKIYAANKSYNYNNSSGNSSSNNNNSNNNNNNNNSNNNNNSSNNNNNNSNNNNSTSNSNNSSNNNSNNNHQNLVPSLNTLEFNDGNEVSLIALEQGKLIENNAVERTAKSVGVHRWAFIKARGPQCNGDILRMMRTLQPLLQDAVQKKCTTRMWEAPYTVTGPLTWRQFHRLAGRGTEDRCEPQPIPALVVGYDRDWLSLSPYALSYWEKLLLEPYAGPRDVAYVVLAPDSEPVINKVKYFFRELSTTYEICQLGKHTPITKACRDGIIRVSKSSSQKWSKQPLIDDWFKLLGDNQLGEQLRLYAQVCSNRLAPYLTQVIQDRSLLDPDSNNKQQSQHSHHHQQSQSQSPSVPPSESMPTTPDGTAITVKAEPVGDSEAAPSETPSSNTTPNANSTMGNVTPAIPPSSPSNSIAGNATSAMNPAINIKTEPGTSSNMSAGAMNAANSSAPSSSTGSTTSTTSTTATIGPDEEEVEPPSIVVYIVEPFSVGGPENSDRRRLAILALLRAYSAAINAMPENLRSNINVQLISLESIIELGRARERRKIQDEMRSLALNVFLQGRRLLNHNSTVKSLTGFGTAAAADIFLKNKNELNKAPYRLYTPAYVLAPLRSKSEAPESFGIAGPEECAVMYLSYCLSEDQSRLLAVATDDRGEIFETAAINIDVPNRKRRKRVSARRIGLQKLMDFIVGVMSQGVQPWRLVVGRVGRIGHGELKSWGWLLSRKALLKASKQLKELCKQCALLYPSAAPCVLSACLVSLEPDSTLRLMADQFTPDSRFSQASVNCQLSTPQDVTCTHILVFPTSATTQSSQTAFQEQHINGPELGDDELFSALNDDMNEGMEGMGDLGDIFNAWPEQSAGGGQSPCNSPHRPESPLGGDGGAFGMGNHDGPGSPFPCSSTPKTANADQAEDVTNLHLQPLALGYLVSTAPIGRMPSWFWSTCPHLEGVCPAFLKNALHLHSPAIQQNSDDILQQHSALTAHPLDSQYTTDVLRYVLEGYNALSWLAVDANTKDRLSCLPVHVQALMQLYHTAAALV; translated from the exons ATGGCCGGTGGATCCGTGGGTACCCCCCTTGAAGATCCAGTATTGTCGAGCTTTTCGCGGTGTCTAGCGAACGACATACTTTGTGTGTGGCGACGGGTGGCGGCCACGCCGGCTGCTACCGGTACAGGCGCAATATTTGACATGGGTATAGCACCTTCGCCTGCTCCACCACCTCTGTCGCTGTCCGCTGCTAAAGAGCTCTGGATATTTTGGTATGGAGAGGAACCCGATTTGTCCGGTCTTGTTTCACCGGAGCTCATCGGCAGCC aGAGTGAGCAAGGCTCTTGGGAAAGCGGCCTCTCGTATGAATGCCGTTCATTACTCTTCAAGGCTCTCCATAATCTCATTGAACGTTGTTTACTGTCTCGTGACTTTGTTCGCCTTGGAAAATGGTTCGTTCAGCCTTATGACGGTTTCGAGAAGCATCATTGCAACAG CAGTCATTTGTCATTCTCGTTTGCATTTTTTGTACATGGTGACAGTACTGTTTGTGCAAGTGTCGATGTCAGGCAGCACCCCGCGGTGCGGTACCTCACTAGAGCTTGCCTTCAGCGTACTCAGGCATCTCAGACCGATGCTAAAG TGATTCTTGCGCCGTATGGTCTAGCCGGAACGCTGACAGGACAGTCGAGTCGCATTGACTCACAATTTCTCGATGAGTGGAAACACTTTTATCCGataaacaacaacaatatTGAACCTGGTCTTCCACCTCTTGTAGAGGTGCTTGTCGGTGGCGTCAGGATGCGATATCCATCGTGCTACGTTCTCGTCACTGACATGGACGACGTGCCTATTGAATTGCCACCCTCACCTCCTTACAGTCCCGCGGCAGCTAATTATGACTATTTGAATTACATTCAAGGCGAAAGCAAACCATCAACCGAAATGCCCGAGCGCGTTTGGGCTGAATGTATTCTTGGATCATCGTCGTTATCCACTTCCAAAACAAATGAATCTTCCGTAGAGCTTGGTACCTGGACGTTTATTGATCCAACTCAAAAGTCTTCCTGCATGTGTTCTAA GTGCATAACCCCCGGGGGTTGGAAGAATCTGGCTTCCTCTCAAAATCAGAGGGAGAGAGTTGATAAAGGTGGACGAAGGGCTGTCGTACCTTTCCATCGACGCTCTACCATTCCGTGGGATGCTTCTTCCCCCTCTGTTCTTGCTAATGCCCCCAG GTCGATTTCAACTAGAAACAATGACGCACCGAATACACCACCCGATGGACCACCTTCTTATTCTCGAGGCCCTCCCACCGGTGGTGACTGTCCTCCAGTACCATCTGTTGGTTCACCAAGCTCGCCAGCACCGTCACCACTTCCAACACCTCATTCAGAACCAGCATCGGTGCCGCCGTCGGTGGACCCGACGATGCCGACGTTGAGCCCTCAGCCCCCTCCGAGTCACCCTAATGCGGCTCCGTCATTGTTGCACGGATCTAAAGCCTCTGCCTGCTGTAATAGTAGTAATagcaacaacaataataacaataacagtaataataataataataataataacaataatagcaGCAGTAGCAATAACAACTCAAGTTCCAACAACAGTAATACCAGTAGCAACACTGTTAACAGTAGCAATTCCATCAGCAATAATAATACCAATAATAGTCAAGTTGTAAATATGATAACTGAGAATACATTGAAGCGACCGATTCTTTCCTCGAGAGAGTATGAAGGTGCGCTTTTGGAGGATGAACCTCCACTTTCTTGGCTATATGACTATTCTACTCAAGAGGCTTGGCTTAATCATCCGGTTAAGAGATTTAAACCATCTTCTCCAGTTACTTCTCTTCATCAACGTGCTAGTAATTTGTATGCGATTACTAATTCACCGATAAATCACCCACaaattactaaatttgaaATCAAACAAGAACCTGGTGTCATGATG GGTGACTGTACAGGAAGTGGAGAAAGACGAAACGGGGACAGAGAAGGCGAAGACACCGAACGCCTAAGAGAAGAAGGTGAAAGAAATAGAAACGACccctacgagtttgacgtcgCCGGAGACGACGATAACGGCAGCGGTGATCACGGCGTGGTTGGAGCTGACGGTCTGAGACGCCCACGAGACGAGCCGCCAAACTCAGGGTCTCTCTTTACCAGCGAAGGACTCCAAGTGTCTTACAAAGACCTCGACCAGATATTCGACAACTCGGATCCGGATACCTCGAGTGACGAGACAAACCTTAACCAGCTCCAAGTCCAAACTCCACCGGGATCTAACAAATCCGGAGGAATGCACGAAGAAACTCGTCTGGACATAACCAAGCAAAGCAACCGCGGAGTAGGAGTTCTACGTCCTGAAGAGGTGGTGAAAATGTTTCCAACTCCACCTTCCCTAGAACACCCAGTGCCCTCTCCCTGTCAGATGAACGATGCGGCGATTGACCAAACAGAACTATCAGCATCTCAGCGGTCGCATCGCCACGCTCCCGACATCTATCCAAACATGGGATCGCCTCCTGAAGAACCAATCACAGACTGGTCGTATGTTTTCAAACCGCCTACGGTTTTCAAGCTCGTCGGTTCATCGAAATACGCTCCGTTGACGAACTTACCCAGCCAATTTCTGCCTCCGATTACACTGCCTTCGCACTGCGTTTACAGACCTTCTTGGCAGTGCAATTCAACAAACAACTCAAACAGTAACAACAGCTCCGACAAGAATTCACCTCACTCAGCATCCTCGTCAAAGTCTGCAGACAATACTCAGGATCAGCAGGAGCAATCGCAGAATCAGGATCAACCACAAACACTTCAACCGCCTCAACCACCGTCACAACCTTCTTTACCACCACCGCAGCAGCATCAGCAACTGGCAATAGCTCACCAAGCGTGTCCTTCGAGTCCAAACCCCAACAACGTCACCAACCATTATCGTACAGCAGCTGGAAGACCTCCACCGCCGCCTTACGACCAGCCAAGTCCTGCAACTTCAACTTCGTCGtacctaaataaaaatataaatagcaTCGATGCTGACACACCGGGTCCAATTCGCGCACCAGAGTCTAATTCTCTTGTAGTAAACATCCTTCTTGGTGACACTGTACTGAATATATTTCGCGATCACAATTTTGACAGCTGCAGTCTTTGCGTTTGTAATTACGGGCAAAAAGTTGTTGGGAATATCAAAGGCGCTGACGCGGTTTATCTCGCTGGTGCTTGGGCAAACAGTAGTGCGCTATTTCAAGATGAGGAACAGTTAAGGTGCAATTGTGGTTTTAGTGCAGTGGTGTATCGTCGGCTGGCGACCCAAGCAGGATTATTCTACGAAGACGAGCTTGAAATTGCGGGAATCGCCGAAGATCCTtcagagaagaaaaaaaactcattGCTTGCTGTTGTTTCTGGTGGTGAAAGCAAACCCGGCTCGGAAGAAATTGATGTTATCACTCCAAGTGTTTTAGAACTTGTTCGCGaacaatgtgcaatcattcaAAGTTCGGCTAGTAGTTTGTACCGCGCTGCCAAGATTTACGCAGCcaataaaagttataattataataacagtAGTGGTAATAGcagtagtaataataataatagtaataataataacaacaacaataacagtaacaataacaataatagtagtaataacaacaataataatagtaataataataacagcactagtaatagtaataatagtagtaataataacagtaacaATAATCATCAAAATCTCGTTCCGAGTCTTAACACACTGGAATTTAATGACGGCAATGAAGTGTCTTTGATTGCACTAGAGCAAGGtaaattgatagaaaataACGCTGTAGAAAGAACAGCAAAATCTGTCGGCGTTCACCGGTGGGCCTTTATAAAAGCCCGAGGTCCTCAGTGCAACGGAGATATTCTTCGGATGATGCGGACACTCCAGCCACTGCTTCAAGATGCTGTTCAGAAAAAATGCACGACTAGAATGTGGGAAGCGCCGTATACTGTTACTGGGCCGTTGACTTGGCGTCAGTTTCATCGACTTGCGGGTCGAGGAACTGAAGATCGATGCGAGCCACAGCCGATACCAGCTTTAGTTGTTGGTTACGACAGAGACTGGTTATCTTTGTCTCCATATGCACTCAGTTACTGGGAAAAGCTCTTGCTGGAACCTTACGCGGGGCCACGTGACGTCGCGTATGTTGTTTTGGCTCCGGATAGTGAACCTGTGATCAATAAGGTGAAGTACTTTTTTCGCGAGCTGTCGACGACGTATGAGATCTGCCAGCTAGGAAAGCACACGCCGATAACGAAGGCTTGCCGCGATGGAATAATCCGTGTTAGCAAGTCTTCCAGTCAGAAGTGGTCCAAGCAGCCGTTGATCGACGACTGGTTCAAATTATTGGGCGACAATCAGTTGGGTGAACAGCTGAGGCTTTACGCGCAGGTCTGCAGTAATCGACTGGCGCCGTATTTGACTCAAGTTATTCAAGACCGGAGTTTGTTGGACCCGGATTCTAACAACAAACAGCAGTCCCAGCACTCCCACCACCACCAGCAGTCTCAGTCACAGTCACCGTCTGTTCCGCCGAGTGAGTCGATGCCAACGACTCCGGATGGAACCGCTATTACCGTTAAAGCGGAACCTGTTGGAGACAGTGAAGCCGCGCCAAGTGAAACTCCGTCATCTAATACCACCCCGAATGCTAATTCTACTATGGGAAACGTCACGCCGGCTATCCCACCTAGCTCTCCTTCGAATTCAATCGCTGGAAATGCGACGTCGGCGATGAACCCTGCGATAAATATCAAGACGGAGCCTGGTACTTCGAGTAATATGTCAGCTGGGGCGATGAACGCGGCCAACTCATCGGCACCTTCGTCCTCGACGGGGTCTACTACTTCTACCACGTCGACGACGGCTACCATTGGACCCGACGAAGAGGAAGTTGAACCTCCTTCTAttgttgtttatattgttGAACCGTTTTCCGTGGGTGGACCTGAGAACTCTGATCGACGGCGTTTGGCTATTCTTGCACTTCTCAGGGCGTATTCTGCTGCGATCAATGCTATGCCTGAAAATTTGAGATCTAATATTAATGTTCAA tTGATATCTCTGGAAAGCATAATAGAACTAGGACGAGCACGTGAACGACGGAAAATCCAAGACGAAATGCGTTCATTGGCATTGAACGTATTCTTGCAAGGTCGACGACTGCTGAATCACAATTCAACAGTAAAAAGTCTCACTGGTTTTGGTACTGCAGCAGCAGCCGACATattccttaaaaataaaaat GAACTTAACAAAGCTCCTTACCGCTTGTACACGCCGGCGTACGTACTTGCGCCGTTACGATCTAAAAGTGAGGCGCCTGAGTCTTTCGGCATCGCTGGCCCAGAAGAGTGTGCTGTTATGTACCTCAGTTATTGTCTGAGTGAGGATCAATCGCGGTTACTCGCAGTCGCGACGGATGACCGCGGGGAAATTTTTGAGACTGCTGCTATCAATATTGATGTGCCAAATCGTAAAAGAAGAAAACGTGTATCTGCTCGACGGATTGGACTTCAGAAACTTATGGACTTTATAGTCGGTGTCATGTCGCAAGgc gTGCAACCATGGAGGCTAGTTGTAGGTAGAGTTGGCCGAATAGGTCACGGTGAATTAAAAAGTTGGGGTTGGCTCCTATCTCGAAAAGCACTATTGAAAGcttcaaaacaattaaaagaaCTTTGCAAGCAGTGCGCTCTTTTATACCCGTCTGCTGCACCCTGTGTATTAAGTGCTTGTCTCGTGTCACTTGAACCCGATTCGACACTTCGATTAATGGCTGATCAGTTTACACCGGATTCAAGATTTAGTCAAGCATCTGTTAATTGTCAACTATCCACACCTCAAGATGTTACTTGTACTCACATACTTGTTTTCCCTACTTCAGCTACCACACAA tcATCACAGACTGCATTCCAAGAGCAGCATATAAATGGACCAGAACTTGGTGATGATGAGCTATTTTCGGCCCTTAACGACGACATGAATGAAGGGATGGAGGGTATGGGAGATCTTGGGGATATTTTCAATGCCTGGCCTGAGCAAAGTGCGGGTGGTGGACAGAGCCCTTGCAATAGCCCGCATCGGCCAGAATCACCTTTGGGCGGCGATGGAGGTGCCTTTGGTATGGGAAATCATGACGGGCCTGGTAGTCCATTCCCTTGCAGTAGTACACCAAAG accGCAAATGCTGATCAAGCAGAAGACGTAACAAATCTTCATTTACAACCACTGGCTCTTGGGTACCTAGTATCAACAGCTCCAATCGGACGTATGCCATCGTGGTTCTGGTCAACGTGTCCTCATCTGGAAGGTGTATGTCCagcatttttgaaaaacgccCTTCACCTCCACAGTCCGGCCATACAGCAAAATAGCGACGATATACTTCAGCAGCACAGTGCTCTGACGGCTCATCCTCTTGATTCGCAATATACTACCGATGTGTTAAG atATGTCCTGGAAGGATACAACGCTCTGTCTTGGCTTGCCGTAGATGCGAATACCAAGGATCGACTTTCTTGCTTGCCGGTACATGTCCAAGCGCTCATGCAGCTTTATCACACAGCAGCTGCCCTCGTCTGA